One region of Dehalococcoidia bacterium genomic DNA includes:
- a CDS encoding GNAT family N-acetyltransferase — MAQFHSLNLDQLRRPWNELYLRSRISSPFSSPDWAENWWKHFGEGSTLHAGSVEEEGKVIGIAPLRLKEGILRFIGSDNLFDFQDFIIEKGRDEVFYRTLFHHISETRAAKLDLGLLLPDSSVRRVLIPLAKERGLDVSCVQDDVTVSLDLPTDTAGYLALLSAKQRHELLRKERRLNEEGDVAYRVQDRASDADTDLFLQFFRESREDKKRFLTPSIELFMREIIGLSEARGMLRLGILELNNTPIAATLCFEYQDGIYLYNSGYSPAYRWLSAGLLSKYYSIRDSIMKGKTHYNFLKGAEKYKFHLGGKEDGLFRCIINF; from the coding sequence ATGGCCCAATTCCATTCACTTAATCTTGATCAACTGCGCCGGCCCTGGAATGAACTTTACCTGCGCTCGCGGATCAGTTCGCCTTTCTCATCGCCGGACTGGGCTGAGAACTGGTGGAAACATTTCGGCGAGGGTAGCACGCTGCATGCCGGCTCGGTGGAAGAAGAAGGCAAAGTAATCGGCATTGCACCCCTTCGCTTGAAGGAAGGCATCCTGCGTTTTATCGGCAGCGACAACCTGTTCGATTTCCAGGATTTTATAATCGAAAAGGGACGTGACGAGGTTTTTTATCGTACGCTATTCCATCACATTTCTGAGACCAGGGCAGCAAAATTGGATTTAGGCTTGCTCCTGCCCGACTCCAGCGTGCGCCGGGTGCTCATACCCCTGGCAAAGGAGAGGGGTCTTGATGTGAGCTGCGTTCAGGACGATGTTACAGTATCGCTTGATCTGCCCACGGATACGGCGGGATATCTTGCTCTGCTCAGCGCAAAACAGAGGCACGAATTGCTGCGCAAGGAACGGCGACTGAACGAGGAGGGCGACGTAGCATACAGGGTACAGGACAGGGCAAGCGACGCAGATACAGATCTCTTCCTGCAATTTTTCAGGGAGAGCAGGGAAGACAAAAAACGATTCCTCACACCATCCATAGAGCTCTTCATGCGGGAGATTATTGGTTTAAGCGAGGCCCGCGGCATGCTGCGGCTGGGGATACTGGAGCTGAATAACACACCAATCGCAGCCACCCTTTGCTTTGAATACCAGGACGGTATATACCTGTATAACAGCGGCTATTCCCCGGCCTACCGCTGGCTGAGCGCAGGGCTGCTGTCAAAGTACTACAGTATCCGGGACAGCATCATGAAGGGAAAAACGCATTATAATTTCCTTAAAGGCGCAGAGAAATACAAATTCCACCTGGGCGGTAAAGAAGACGGCCTTTTTAGATGTATAATTAATTTTTAG
- a CDS encoding glycosyltransferase gives MDHLRIALLSLHTCPWSKPGGRYTGGMNVYIQNLYLELAKLGVTADVFTCCHEDNQPCNFSGPSCHTGLIHINDARSRPITDSGPADYAHSLAQAVNSHCRNLNLHYDVIHSHYWLSGLAGNHLKDFWQIPHITMFHTLGALKNSSLPGSPEPESRIVHERSVINSCDRVIASTSIEKQEMVDRYGVSADKISVIPCGVNPALFHPIQRPAARAACGLPDKPTLLFVGRPDPIKGLNNLLKAVSLLKQGNDFQLLVVGYGNRRMGDPGQAAGYGSEYLRDRVIFTGPVDHEKMSLYYNAADLCVIPSYYESFCLTALESVACGTPVLATCVGEISEISKLTTLCKIIPDNRAETLAAYISIYIEGNAPDVPRPGAELSMNYGWNSIADRVIREYRDVLKVPTEAVLTMPSCR, from the coding sequence ATGGACCATTTGCGCATCGCGCTCTTAAGCTTACATACCTGCCCCTGGAGCAAGCCGGGAGGCCGCTACACGGGCGGGATGAACGTTTATATTCAGAATCTGTACCTGGAACTCGCAAAACTGGGGGTAACTGCAGACGTATTCACCTGTTGCCATGAAGACAACCAGCCGTGCAACTTCAGCGGGCCTAGCTGCCACACAGGATTGATACATATCAATGACGCCCGCTCCAGGCCTATTACAGATTCCGGTCCGGCGGACTATGCACACAGCCTGGCTCAGGCCGTTAACTCACACTGCCGGAATCTGAACCTGCACTACGACGTTATACACAGCCACTACTGGCTTTCGGGTCTGGCAGGCAACCACCTGAAAGACTTCTGGCAGATACCGCACATAACCATGTTCCACACGCTTGGCGCCCTGAAAAACAGCTCCTTGCCGGGATCTCCGGAGCCTGAATCCCGAATAGTCCATGAAAGGTCTGTCATCAACTCCTGTGATCGCGTCATCGCATCGACCTCGATTGAAAAACAGGAAATGGTCGACAGGTACGGCGTATCTGCGGATAAAATCAGCGTCATACCCTGCGGTGTTAATCCCGCTCTATTTCACCCCATACAAAGGCCGGCTGCCAGAGCCGCCTGCGGCCTCCCCGATAAGCCGACGCTTTTGTTTGTCGGTAGGCCCGATCCCATCAAAGGGCTCAATAACCTGCTGAAGGCTGTCTCCCTGCTCAAGCAGGGCAACGACTTCCAACTCCTGGTGGTAGGTTACGGCAATCGCCGTATGGGAGATCCGGGGCAGGCTGCCGGCTACGGGAGTGAATATCTCAGGGACCGTGTGATTTTTACGGGCCCGGTCGACCACGAGAAAATGTCCCTGTATTACAACGCAGCCGATCTCTGCGTAATACCGTCGTATTACGAAAGCTTCTGTCTCACCGCGCTCGAATCAGTGGCCTGCGGCACGCCTGTCCTTGCGACATGCGTGGGGGAGATATCTGAGATATCGAAACTTACGACTTTATGTAAAATTATCCCCGATAACAGGGCGGAAACCCTGGCGGCGTATATCAGCATATATATAGAAGGCAACGCGCCGGATGTACCCCGCCCGGGTGCGGAGCTTTCAATGAATTATGGCTGGAACTCAATTGCGGACAGGGTCATTCGTGAGTATCGGGACGTGTTAAAAGTGCCTACAGAAGCTGTACTGACTATGCCATCATGCAGATAA
- a CDS encoding PIG-L deacetylase family protein produces MTDKFDLMVIAPHPDDPEFGIGGTIAQWTKDGKKIVYIICTNGNKGTDDPAVTPVQLAEIRRSEQMAAANSLGVFEVIFLDHEDQSIEDTPEFRKELVKLIRTYKPDIVAAPDPYRKYVWHRDHRITGQVVLDAVYPFARDRLSYPDLIRENYQPHKVKELLFWGAEQPNYFSDVTATFDKKISALKCHGSQVSHFPQGWEEAYRNVLSSYGKDHGYDVAETFYRVVLPP; encoded by the coding sequence ATGACAGATAAATTCGACCTTATGGTTATAGCCCCGCACCCCGACGACCCCGAATTCGGAATCGGCGGCACGATAGCGCAGTGGACGAAAGACGGCAAGAAAATAGTCTATATCATATGCACCAACGGCAATAAGGGTACGGATGACCCCGCCGTAACGCCGGTCCAGCTTGCAGAGATCAGGAGGTCCGAGCAGATGGCTGCGGCGAATTCACTGGGGGTATTCGAAGTCATCTTCCTCGATCATGAGGACCAGTCCATCGAGGATACACCCGAGTTCCGCAAGGAGCTGGTCAAGCTGATACGCACCTACAAGCCTGATATCGTGGCAGCCCCGGACCCTTACAGAAAATATGTCTGGCACCGTGATCACCGCATAACGGGGCAGGTTGTGCTTGACGCGGTTTATCCTTTCGCCCGGGACCGGTTATCTTACCCTGACCTGATCAGGGAGAACTATCAGCCGCACAAGGTCAAGGAACTGCTGTTCTGGGGCGCCGAGCAGCCCAACTACTTCAGCGATGTCACAGCCACTTTTGATAAGAAGATCTCAGCGCTTAAGTGTCACGGGAGCCAGGTGAGCCACTTTCCACAAGGCTGGGAAGAGGCCTACCGCAACGTGTTATCAAGCTACGGCAAAGACCATGGATACGATGTTGCGGAGACGTTCTACCGTGTAGTGTTGCCACCCTAA
- a CDS encoding DUF4870 domain-containing protein, whose product MAKSSTGLEENVAGLLCYLVGWITGLIFFLIEKDSQFVKFHAMQSIITFGACVILGFIPVIGWIIWILALVMWILLMVKAYQGQKFKLPLIGDLAEKWSSA is encoded by the coding sequence ATGGCAAAGTCATCAACCGGACTGGAAGAGAATGTTGCAGGGCTGTTATGCTACTTGGTCGGTTGGATCACCGGCCTGATTTTTTTCCTGATTGAAAAAGATAGTCAGTTCGTTAAGTTCCATGCCATGCAGTCGATCATAACATTCGGGGCCTGTGTTATCCTTGGATTCATACCGGTAATCGGTTGGATTATCTGGATACTCGCGCTGGTGATGTGGATACTGCTGATGGTCAAGGCCTATCAGGGCCAGAAATTCAAGTTGCCTCTTATCGGTGACCTGGCCGAGAAATGGTCATCCGCATAG